The following proteins are encoded in a genomic region of Streptococcus constellatus subsp. constellatus:
- a CDS encoding GbpC/Spa domain-containing protein, with protein MFRKNNELQGHGSIRKNKIYGTVGVIIFGIIAMFSLHKSVAADDIESPKTTAPIPIAEASDTSLVVQSQMARQEDNTTLTTTKADSATTMSSTSRAAATAPTAAASQAMLSTAQTENQNPNVTVENQELKDAVTEAKNNGIEAKQEATENIGTANTEAEVATLEAEANAREKEQAKRIKEAIEKYKNDLAVAQANTTKPGYLSKVVTQGLKFESEPNAHLSITGTTEFGQQDTPKAYSYEEYVSSGRTFANNPVAAYKTTLSGNFVIPKIDKGQTITATYTNLQNSSYNGKKIAKVVYEVTNLNSGTGIIGFAEKDPTKGIYTFYNLTAPSRYEVKIRFYDEDGNIIQFKQENPAILSLTSLSKTILNGKKHEEGITDYNFKPVKITGSFVEKQSDNRLAASSPTQNIPDSFSDPNFYKTSIAGVSGSGDVISFTMRRDSEFDKGYWLAITSKLPSPFVLTKPNLSYKFFSYNKAGTVLLDNYIQGTTTKLTETQTVKPKGTLIGESYTGTHEDRITFNGKVYKYVSSSDNITGTVKLGITNVYNSYVEVTGNVIVNYRNQAGETIKESVEDTSNASIDTDYNTEEHRKTTIVTSDGKTYRLVASQLPSNEKGKVIEGTTQVTYVYKEVLGNVTVHYQDESGHQLQDDVTALSGASTNTPYDTEEHRKTTIVTSDGKTYRLVASQLPSNEKGKVIEGTTQVTYVYKEVLGLNKQKVTYTVIDDTTGTTLENQVELTTGESDAALPAAAQRKYDTVVSGYLAQGYELVSKEQLPAKFDLDSSHDQNVTVHLKHGTTDIQETQKVSLIVRYHGAGSQTPANNVQTATWTRTVTKDKVTGDAVKTTDWVADKATYDAVPSPVIPGYTVDVATVSAETVTQEDMVKDVYYTAIPVTSDKPTPPVVPSTPDKPTTPTVVPTTPTKATPTKTEILPSTGDSQVGPMLAKLTGVSLLLSALGLVGRCKKED; from the coding sequence ATGTTTAGAAAAAATAATGAACTTCAAGGTCATGGCTCAATTCGTAAAAATAAAATTTATGGGACTGTTGGTGTTATTATATTTGGAATAATCGCAATGTTTAGTTTACACAAGAGTGTGGCGGCTGATGATATTGAAAGTCCTAAAACAACAGCACCTATACCTATAGCTGAAGCGTCAGATACAAGTCTTGTTGTACAATCACAAATGGCTAGACAAGAAGATAATACTACTCTGACAACTACAAAGGCTGATTCAGCTACTACTATGAGTTCAACTAGTAGAGCAGCTGCAACAGCACCTACTGCAGCCGCCTCTCAAGCAATGCTATCTACTGCACAGACAGAAAATCAAAATCCAAATGTAACAGTTGAAAATCAAGAATTAAAAGACGCTGTAACAGAAGCCAAGAATAATGGGATTGAAGCAAAGCAAGAGGCGACAGAAAATATTGGAACTGCGAATACTGAAGCAGAAGTCGCTACTCTAGAAGCAGAAGCTAATGCGCGTGAAAAAGAACAAGCAAAACGTATCAAAGAAGCGATAGAGAAATACAAAAACGATCTTGCAGTAGCGCAGGCCAATACAACTAAGCCAGGATATCTTAGTAAAGTTGTAACTCAAGGATTAAAATTTGAAAGTGAGCCTAATGCTCATTTATCAATTACAGGTACAACTGAATTTGGTCAGCAAGATACACCTAAAGCATATTCATATGAAGAATATGTGAGCAGTGGCAGGACGTTTGCTAATAATCCAGTTGCTGCATACAAAACGACTTTATCAGGAAATTTTGTTATTCCAAAGATTGACAAAGGTCAGACTATAACAGCTACTTACACAAATTTACAAAATTCAAGCTATAATGGTAAAAAAATTGCTAAAGTCGTGTATGAAGTAACAAATTTAAATAGTGGAACAGGTATCATCGGTTTTGCGGAAAAAGATCCAACAAAAGGAATTTATACTTTTTATAATTTAACAGCACCTTCTAGATATGAAGTAAAAATTCGTTTTTATGATGAGGATGGTAACATCATTCAATTCAAGCAAGAGAATCCAGCTATATTGTCCCTAACAAGTTTGTCAAAAACAATACTTAATGGAAAGAAGCATGAGGAAGGGATAACAGATTATAACTTCAAACCAGTAAAAATAACGGGATCCTTTGTTGAAAAACAGTCCGATAACCGTTTAGCTGCAAGTAGTCCGACACAAAATATTCCAGATAGTTTTAGTGACCCTAATTTTTATAAGACTAGTATCGCTGGTGTATCAGGAAGTGGTGATGTCATCTCTTTTACTATGCGTAGGGATTCAGAGTTTGATAAAGGGTATTGGTTAGCTATTACAAGTAAGTTACCTTCACCATTTGTTTTGACTAAGCCTAATTTAAGTTATAAATTCTTTAGCTATAATAAAGCAGGGACTGTATTACTTGACAATTATATTCAAGGTACAACTACTAAGTTGACAGAAACACAAACTGTCAAACCTAAAGGCACACTTATAGGTGAAAGTTATACAGGAACGCATGAAGACCGAATAACATTCAATGGTAAAGTTTATAAATATGTATCGTCATCTGATAATATAACAGGTACAGTAAAATTAGGAATAACCAATGTATATAATTCTTACGTTGAAGTGACTGGAAATGTTATCGTAAATTATAGAAATCAAGCTGGCGAAACGATTAAAGAGAGTGTTGAAGATACTTCTAATGCTTCTATTGATACCGATTACAATACGGAAGAACATCGCAAAACGACGATAGTCACTTCTGACGGGAAGACCTATCGATTAGTGGCTTCCCAACTTCCAAGCAACGAAAAAGGGAAGGTCATTGAAGGGACGACCCAAGTGACGTACGTTTATAAGGAAGTGTTGGGAAATGTGACGGTTCATTACCAAGATGAGTCCGGTCACCAGCTGCAAGACGATGTCACAGCCCTTTCCGGAGCCTCCACCAATACGCCTTATGATACGGAAGAACATCGCAAAACGACGATAGTCACTTCTGACGGGAAGACCTATCGATTAGTGGCTTCCCAACTTCCAAGCAACGAAAAAGGGAAGGTCATTGAAGGGACGACCCAAGTGACGTACGTTTATAAGGAAGTGTTGGGGTTAAATAAACAAAAAGTGACTTATACAGTTATTGATGACACAACTGGTACGACTTTAGAAAACCAAGTGGAATTAACGACTGGTGAGTCGGATGCAGCTCTTCCAGCAGCAGCGCAAAGGAAATACGATACGGTTGTATCAGGTTATCTGGCCCAAGGCTATGAATTGGTTTCAAAAGAGCAGCTTCCAGCTAAGTTCGATCTTGATAGCAGTCATGATCAAAATGTGACGGTTCACTTGAAGCATGGCACAACTGATATCCAAGAAACCCAGAAAGTGAGTTTGATAGTTCGTTATCATGGAGCAGGTAGTCAAACGCCAGCTAATAATGTACAAACAGCAACGTGGACACGGACGGTGACGAAAGATAAGGTAACGGGAGATGCTGTGAAGACTACGGATTGGGTAGCTGACAAGGCAACCTATGACGCTGTTCCATCTCCAGTCATTCCAGGCTACACAGTAGATGTGGCAACTGTTTCGGCAGAAACAGTCACTCAAGAGGATATGGTTAAAGATGTTTATTATACTGCGATCCCAGTAACTTCAGATAAACCAACTCCTCCAGTAGTTCCGTCAACGCCGGACAAGCCAACGACTCCGACAGTTGTACCAACGACTCCTACAAAAGCAACTCCAACGAAAACAGAAATCTTGCCAAGCACAGGTGATTCTCAAGTTGGTCCAATGCTTGCAAAGCTGACGGGCGTAAGTTTACTTTTATCAGCTTTAGGTTTAGTTGGTCGTTGTAAAAAAGAGGATTGA